From the genome of Amycolatopsis granulosa:
AGGTCGGTCAGCTCCGCCGCGGGCGAGGACAGGACCAGCCGGCCCATGTCGAGCACCGCCACGTGGTCGGCCACCCGGACCGACGCCTCGACCGCCTGCTCCACCAGCACGATCGCGAGCCCGGTCTCCTTGAGCTCGGCGACCCGCGCCATGACCTCGTTGACGATCACCGGCGCGAGACCGCCCGAGGGCTCGTCGAGCAGGAGCAGCGACGGGTTCGCCATGAGCGCCTGGCCGATCGCCAGCATCTGCTGCTGCCCGCCCGACATGCTGCCGGCCGGCAGACCGCGCTTCTGCCCGAGCACGGGAAACAGCTCGTAGATCCGCCCGGCCTCCCGCACCAGGGCGGACCGGCTCATCCGGCGGGTGTAGCCGCCCATCACGAGGTTCTGCTCGACCGTCAGGGCGTGGAAGACCCGCTTGCCTTCCTGCACGTACGCCATGCCGCCTCGCACGCGCTGGTGCGGCGCGGCCTTCGTGACATCCTCCCCGGTCAGCGTGACCGTTCCACCGGAGACCTTGTTCAGGCCGGACACCGCCCGCAGCGTGGTGGTCTTGCCCGCCCCGTTGCGGCCGAGCAGCACGGTCAGCTGCCCGGGGTAGACGTCGAACGACACGTCCCACACGACCCGCAGGTCGCCGTACCCGGTGGCGAGGTTGCGCACCCGCAGCACCGGCTCCGCCGTCGTCATGCCTGCTCTCCCTGCGCTCCGGCGAGGTCGGCCTCGCCCTCGATCCCGAGGTACTCGCTCGCGACCCGGGGGTCGTTCTCGATGACCTCGGGCGGACCGGAAGCCATCACCTGCCCGTGGGCGAGCACGACGATGTCGTCGGCGAGGTCCAGCACGAGGCGGAAGTTGTGCTCGACGAGCACCACCGTGCCGCCCGCGTCCCGGATGCGCCGGACCAGCCCGGCGAGCCGCTCGATCTCGTCCTCGTCCAATCCGGACGCCGCCTCGTCGAGCAGCAGCACGCCACCGCCGCCGATGAGCGCCCGCACGACCTCCAGCAGCCGCCGCATGCCCAGCGGCAGGGACGCGGCCTCCACGTCGCGCAGCCCGGTCATGCCCGCGAGTGCGAGCAGGCGCTCCGCTTCCAGCCGGTCCTCGCGCCGCACCCGCCGGAAGCGGGGGCCGCGGAACACCGCGGACAGGATCGACGCGCGGTGCGCGGTGTACCGGCCGGAGATGACCGCTTCCAGCACGGTGATGCCCTCGGGGATGTTCGGCGTCTGGAACGTCCGGGCCACCCCGGCGCGGGCCACCTCGTGCGGCGCCAGGCCGTGGGTCTGCCTGCGCCCCACCGAGATCGTGCCGGCGTCGGTGCGGTAGAAGCCGCACACCATGTTGAGCAGGGTGGTCTTGCCCGAGCCGTTGGGACCGATGAGCGCGGTGACCCGGCCCGGGCGCGCGTGCAGGGTGACGCCCTTGAGCGCCTGGTTGCCGCCGAACGCCTTCGACACGTCCTCGACGGCGAGCGTGGCGCCGCTGAGCGGGGGCAGGCCGGCATCCGCCGGCGCGGCGGGTCCGGAGCGGACGTTCGCCACCCGGTCCAGCCACCTGACCAGCCGCTTGCCGAGGTTCGCGAGCCCGCCCTTGAGCAGCACCCCGCCGACGATCAGGAACACACCCGTGAACACGAGGGCGTACTGCTGGAACTCGCTGGCCTGGTTGGGCCCGAACTGCATGATCGCCGCGCCGACGACCGCGCCGTACACGCTCGCCGACCCGCCGAGGATCGACGCCGCCAGCACGGTCGTGGCGAGCACGAACCCGAACCCCTCCGGCGAGATGTACAGGTCGACGTTCGCGAACAGCGCACCGGCCAGGCCGGCGGGGAGCGCA
Proteins encoded in this window:
- a CDS encoding ABC transporter ATP-binding protein is translated as MTTAEPVLRVRNLATGYGDLRVVWDVSFDVYPGQLTVLLGRNGAGKTTTLRAVSGLNKVSGGTVTLTGEDVTKAAPHQRVRGGMAYVQEGKRVFHALTVEQNLVMGGYTRRMSRSALVREAGRIYELFPVLGQKRGLPAGSMSGGQQQMLAIGQALMANPSLLLLDEPSGGLAPVIVNEVMARVAELKETGLAIVLVEQAVEASVRVADHVAVLDMGRLVLSSPAAELTDLDRLRNAYFGRVPAE
- a CDS encoding ABC transporter permease subunit, coding for MLTVWRALRAVPSWVLPLALGVVVALLPLGGLGFSFSRQITLACILALLVSGLNLSLGFAGELAVGQAAMYAAGAYTAGLVSKAGVTDILVQLLAGGAVALLVGLITGVPGLRLGSWSLAMTSFFLVLLVPDLLTIFADATGGRNGLSGIEPATLLGTPLTTDDLYLVIVVVTILWFGVLRNIVVSRHGVAFRVLKQSPVLASSMGISVFRMKLLAYALGALPAGLAGALFANVDLYISPEGFGFVLATTVLAASILGGSASVYGAVVGAAIMQFGPNQASEFQQYALVFTGVFLIVGGVLLKGGLANLGKRLVRWLDRVANVRSGPAAPADAGLPPLSGATLAVEDVSKAFGGNQALKGVTLHARPGRVTALIGPNGSGKTTLLNMVCGFYRTDAGTISVGRRQTHGLAPHEVARAGVARTFQTPNIPEGITVLEAVISGRYTAHRASILSAVFRGPRFRRVRREDRLEAERLLALAGMTGLRDVEAASLPLGMRRLLEVVRALIGGGGVLLLDEAASGLDEDEIERLAGLVRRIRDAGGTVVLVEHNFRLVLDLADDIVVLAHGQVMASGPPEVIENDPRVASEYLGIEGEADLAGAQGEQA